One genomic window of Phalacrocorax aristotelis chromosome 23, bGulAri2.1, whole genome shotgun sequence includes the following:
- the GRB7 gene encoding growth factor receptor-bound protein 7 isoform X6 — MGWSWWWHPCDGICPAQPWTWTPSWLRDNAMDGGAQQSSLREPPGPGNAEQEGAPGEWDGGEGLPEVKRSQPLFIHSSSRQLPEEELRASSLPSIPNPFPELCSPSNSPILSSPALGQGSPREGASHVVKVFGEDGACRSLEASAGTTARQLCETLVRRTRALQDHSWALVELHQHLALERCLEDHESVVEVQSSWPPGADSRFVFRKNFTKYELFKSNAPFFPEVMVSSCLEANKSMAHSELIQNFLNSGSCPEVQGFLQLRESGRKVWKRFYFSLRRSGLYYSTKGTSKDPRHLQYFADLTESNIYYVTQGKKHYGTPTEFGFCIKPYKVRSGTKGLKLLCSEDEQSRSCWMAAFRLFKYGMQLYRNYQQAQVRLSQPSWIGPTPLRSVSDNALVAMDFSGCTGRVIENPSEVLTVALEEAQAWRKKTTHRYSLPAACQSSPLSAAIHRTQPWFHGRISREDTQQLIGRQGLVDGVFLVRESQRNPKGFVLSLCHLQRVKHYLILPSEEEGRLYFTMDDGQTRFADLIQLVEFHQINRGILPCKLRHYCTCVAL; from the exons ATGGGATGGAGCTGGTGGTGGCATCCGTGCGATGGCATCTGTCCTGCCCAGCCGTGGACTTGGACCCCGAGCTGGCTCAGAG ATAATGCCATGGACGGGggggctcagcagagcagcctcCGGGAGCCCCCCGGGCCAGGCAACGCGGAGCAGGAGGGGGCCCCCGGCGAGTGGGATGGGGGCGAGGGGCTGCCCGAGGTCAAGCGCTCCCAGCCCCTCTTCATCCACAGCAGCAG CCGGCAGCTGCCGGAGGAGGAGCTGCGTGCCTCGTCGCTGCCCAGCatccccaaccccttccccgagctctgcagcccctccaACTCGCCCATCCTCAGCAGCCcggccctggggcaggggtcccCCCGCGAAGGTGCTTCCCAC GTGGTGAAGGTGTTCGGTGAGGACGGCGCGTGCCGCTCGCTGGAGGCGTCGGCGGGGACCACGGCGCGGCAGCTCTGCGAGACGCTGGTGCGGAGGACGCGGGCGCTGCAGGACCACAGCTGGGCCCTGGTCGAGCTGCACCAGCACCTGGCCCTGG AGCGGTGCCTGGAGGACCACGAGTCGGTGGTGGAGGTGCAGAGCTCCTGGCCACCGGGCGCCGACAGCCGCTTCGTCTTCCGCAAGAACTTCACCAAGTACGAGCTCTTCAAGAGCAACGCG CCCTTCTTCCCCGAGGTGATGGTGTCCAGCTGCCTGGAGGCAAATAAGAGCATGGCACACTCCGAGCTCATCCAG AACTTCCTCAACTCCGGGAGCTGCCCCGAGGTTCAGGGCTTCCTGCAGCTGCGGGAGTCCGGGCGCAAGGTCTGGAAGCGTTTCTACTTCTCCCTGCGCCGCTCGGGGCTCTACTACTCCACCAAGGGCACCTCCAAG gaccCCCGGCACCTCCAGTACTTCGCCGACCTCACCGAGTCCAACATCTACTACGTGACGCAGGGCAAGAAGCACTATGGGACGCCCACCGAGTTTGGCTTCTGCATCAAG ccctaCAAGGTGCGGAGCGGCACAAAGGGCCtgaagctgctctgcagtgaggATGAGCAGAGCCGGAGCTGCTGGATGGCGGCTTTCCGCCTCTTCAAG TATGGCATGCAGCTCTACCGCAACTACCAGCAAGCACAGGTGCGGCTGAGCCAGCCCTCCTGGATCGGCCCCACACCCCTG CGAAGCGTCTCAGACAATGCGCTGGTGGCCATGGACTTCTCGGGATGCACAGGCCGGGTGATCGAGAACCCCAGCGAGGTGCTGACGGTGGCCCTGGAGGAGGCGCAGGCCTGGAGG AAGAAGACGACGCACCGGTACAGCCTGCCGGCAGCCTGCCAGAGCTCCCCGCTCAGTGCTG CCATCCACCGCACCCAGCCCTGGTTCCACGGGCGCATCTCCCGGGAGGACACCCAGCAGCTCATCGGCCGTCAGGGCTTGGTGGATGG CGTCTTCCTGGTGCGGGAGAGCCAGCGCAACCCCAAGGGCTTCGTCCTGTCCCTGTGCCACCTGCAGAGAGTCAAACACTATCTCATCCTGCCG AGCGAGGAGGAGGGACGGCTCTACTTTACCATGGACGACGGGCAGACCCGCTTCGCGGACCTCATCCAGCTCGTGGAGTTTCACCAGATCAACCGCGGCATCCTGCCCTGCAAGCTGCGGCACTACTGCACCTGCGTGGCCCTCTGA
- the GRB7 gene encoding growth factor receptor-bound protein 7 isoform X8: MDGGAQQSSLREPPGPGNAEQEGAPGEWDGGEGLPEVKRSQPLFIHSSSRQLPEEELRASSLPSIPNPFPELCSPSNSPILSSPALGQGSPREGASHVVKVFGEDGACRSLEASAGTTARQLCETLVRRTRALQDHSWALVELHQHLALERCLEDHESVVEVQSSWPPGADSRFVFRKNFTKYELFKSNAQPFFPEVMVSSCLEANKSMAHSELIQNFLNSGSCPEVQGFLQLRESGRKVWKRFYFSLRRSGLYYSTKGTSKDPRHLQYFADLTESNIYYVTQGKKHYGTPTEFGFCIKPYKVRSGTKGLKLLCSEDEQSRSCWMAAFRLFKYGMQLYRNYQQAQVRLSQPSWIGPTPLVSAVPPQPPSCGGPPPVTPRCHCPPQRSVSDNALVAMDFSGCTGRVIENPSEVLTVALEEAQAWRKKTTHRYSLPAACQSSPLSAAIHRTQPWFHGRISREDTQQLIGRQGLVDGVFLVRESQRNPKGFVLSLCHLQRVKHYLILPSEEEGRLYFTMDDGQTRFADLIQLVEFHQINRGILPCKLRHYCTCVAL, from the exons ATGGACGGGggggctcagcagagcagcctcCGGGAGCCCCCCGGGCCAGGCAACGCGGAGCAGGAGGGGGCCCCCGGCGAGTGGGATGGGGGCGAGGGGCTGCCCGAGGTCAAGCGCTCCCAGCCCCTCTTCATCCACAGCAGCAG CCGGCAGCTGCCGGAGGAGGAGCTGCGTGCCTCGTCGCTGCCCAGCatccccaaccccttccccgagctctgcagcccctccaACTCGCCCATCCTCAGCAGCCcggccctggggcaggggtcccCCCGCGAAGGTGCTTCCCAC GTGGTGAAGGTGTTCGGTGAGGACGGCGCGTGCCGCTCGCTGGAGGCGTCGGCGGGGACCACGGCGCGGCAGCTCTGCGAGACGCTGGTGCGGAGGACGCGGGCGCTGCAGGACCACAGCTGGGCCCTGGTCGAGCTGCACCAGCACCTGGCCCTGG AGCGGTGCCTGGAGGACCACGAGTCGGTGGTGGAGGTGCAGAGCTCCTGGCCACCGGGCGCCGACAGCCGCTTCGTCTTCCGCAAGAACTTCACCAAGTACGAGCTCTTCAAGAGCAACGCG CAGCCCTTCTTCCCCGAGGTGATGGTGTCCAGCTGCCTGGAGGCAAATAAGAGCATGGCACACTCCGAGCTCATCCAG AACTTCCTCAACTCCGGGAGCTGCCCCGAGGTTCAGGGCTTCCTGCAGCTGCGGGAGTCCGGGCGCAAGGTCTGGAAGCGTTTCTACTTCTCCCTGCGCCGCTCGGGGCTCTACTACTCCACCAAGGGCACCTCCAAG gaccCCCGGCACCTCCAGTACTTCGCCGACCTCACCGAGTCCAACATCTACTACGTGACGCAGGGCAAGAAGCACTATGGGACGCCCACCGAGTTTGGCTTCTGCATCAAG ccctaCAAGGTGCGGAGCGGCACAAAGGGCCtgaagctgctctgcagtgaggATGAGCAGAGCCGGAGCTGCTGGATGGCGGCTTTCCGCCTCTTCAAG TATGGCATGCAGCTCTACCGCAACTACCAGCAAGCACAGGTGCGGCTGAGCCAGCCCTCCTGGATCGGCCCCACACCCCTGGTGAGTGCTGTCCCCCCACAGCCCCCGTCCTGCGGGGGACCCCCCCCGGTCACCCCCCGCTGTCACTGTCCCCCGCAGCGAAGCGTCTCAGACAATGCGCTGGTGGCCATGGACTTCTCGGGATGCACAGGCCGGGTGATCGAGAACCCCAGCGAGGTGCTGACGGTGGCCCTGGAGGAGGCGCAGGCCTGGAGG AAGAAGACGACGCACCGGTACAGCCTGCCGGCAGCCTGCCAGAGCTCCCCGCTCAGTGCTG CCATCCACCGCACCCAGCCCTGGTTCCACGGGCGCATCTCCCGGGAGGACACCCAGCAGCTCATCGGCCGTCAGGGCTTGGTGGATGG CGTCTTCCTGGTGCGGGAGAGCCAGCGCAACCCCAAGGGCTTCGTCCTGTCCCTGTGCCACCTGCAGAGAGTCAAACACTATCTCATCCTGCCG AGCGAGGAGGAGGGACGGCTCTACTTTACCATGGACGACGGGCAGACCCGCTTCGCGGACCTCATCCAGCTCGTGGAGTTTCACCAGATCAACCGCGGCATCCTGCCCTGCAAGCTGCGGCACTACTGCACCTGCGTGGCCCTCTGA